GGACGCAATACCGGCATGAGCGCATCAATCACCGAGGAGTCCTCAATGGTTGAGGGCACCACGTAAGCGTCGCCGTCGGCAATTTGGCGCATGGTCTTCCGCAGGATCTTTCCAGAGCGGGTCTTGGGCAGCGCATCCACCACCACGGCGGACTTGAAATCTGCCACGGGCCCAATTTCGCGCCGGACCAGCGCCACAAGTTCCTTTTTCAAGTCCTCCTCGGACAACGTCACCCCCGATTTCAGGACCACATAGCCCACAGCTTTTTGGCCCTTGAGGACGTCGGCAATACCAATGACGGCGCATTCCGCCACGGCCGGATGGGTGCCCAGAACCTGCTCGATGGCTCCGGTGGAGAGCCGGTGGCCGGCAACGTTGATGACATCATCGGTACGGCCCATGACAAACACGTAGCCGTCGTCATCTTGGTAGCCGGAATCGCCCGTGACGTAGAACCCCTCAAAGGCACTCAAATAGGAATCAATGAAGCGCTGATCGTCATTCCACAGCGTAGGTAGTGTGCCAGGTGGCAGCGGCAGCCCCAGCACAATGTTTCCCTCCTCCCCACAGCCACGTCCACTCCCATCCCATCCACGATCCGCAAATCGAATCCGGGCATCGGCAGCGTGGGCGAGCCAGCCTTGAGCGGCAGTGGTTCCAGCCCCCGAGGATTACCCACAATGGCCCAGCCGGTCTCGGTCTGCCACCAATGATCAACCACAGGCACCCCGAGCACCTTGCCCGCCCAATGATAGGTATCGGTATCCAGCCGCTCACCCGCGGTGAACAGCGTTTCCAGACTGCCGACGTCGTACTTCTTGAGCAGCTCCGCCTCCGGATCCATCTTGCGAATAGCCCGCAGCGCGGTAGGCGCGGTGAACAGCGCCTTGACCTTGTGCTGCTCAATGACGCGCCAGAACGCACCGGCGTCGGGGGTGCCAACAGGCTTGCCCTCGTACATGACGGTGGTTGCTCCGGCCAGCAGCGGCCCGTAAACAATGTATGAATGCCCCACCACCCAGCCAACGTCGGAGGCCGTCCACCAGACATCTCCTTGACCAATGTTGTAGTGATTTTTCATGGTCCACAGAAGTGCGACGGCGTGCCCACCGTTATCGCGCACCACTCCCTTGGGCGCCCCAGTAGTGCCCGAGGTGTAGAGGATGTAGAGCGGATCGCTCGCCTTCACCGGCACGGGTTCGGCAGGCTGCGCGTCTGCGAGTGCAGCTTCCCAATCCACGGCGTTCAGGCCGAGGCTCGCGGGATCGGCGGCAAAGCCATCACGGTGCTTGATGACCACGGGCAGCTGCGGGACGCCGGCCTTGCTCAACGCCTCATGAACCGTGGGCAGGTACTCCACCAGACGGTTGGGCTCCAAGCCACCCGAGGTGGTGACAACAACTGTGGGCCCGGCGTCCTGGATGCGCACGGCCAGCTCGCTGGCGGCAAATCCGCCGAAGACCACCGAGTGAATGGCGCCCAGCCGAGCGGTGGCCAGCATGGCGATGGCAGCCTCGGGGATCATGGGCATGTAGATCAGCACCCGGTCCCCCTTGCCTACACCCTGAGCGCGGAGCACTCCCGCGAAGCGGGCCACCTGATCTGTAAGCTCCGCGTAGGTGTAGACACGCTGTGTGCCAGTCATAGCGGAATCGTGGATAAGGGCCGGCTGATCGCCGCGCCCGGCCGCAACGTGCCTATCCAATGCGTTGTAAGAAGTGTTGAGCTCACCATCGGCGAACCAGCGGCCGCGGGGCGACTGCTCTCCGTTGTGAGCCTGTGCAGGCGCAACAACCCAATCCACAGCTGTGGCTGCCTCGAGCCAGAACCCCTCGGGGTCACTGATACTGCGCTGGTATTCGTCCCTGTAGCTAACGGCTTTCAATGCCATGGTGCTGCTCCATCCACGTTGATGTGATGTGAGCCATGCTACCGCTCAACTTTGGGCCCTGACAACCATCAATGTATACATTATTTGAATTCTTTGGCAGAAAATTAGAAAATAAACGCTAAATTGCTCTTGCTTGTATACATAGAACGGGTATTGTGTTCTGTAGAGCACCAGTAGATGTCCTGTCGAGCACCACTAAACGAGCAGGAAACACAGGTAATGACTAGTAAGGGAGGAACCATGCGAGCTAGCGAACGCGCCTACGCCACACTGCGTAGCGACATCATCAACTGGCGGTTGACTCCCGGCACGGTGTTGGGCGAGGTAGAACTCTCCGCACGGTTGGGGGTATCCCGTACTCCTATACGTGAGGCACTGGCCAAGCTCACAGCTGAAGGCCTCTCCGAGCCGCAAAGCGGGCGCGGGGTGGTGGTCAGTGAAATTTCACTTGACCATCTGGATGAGTTGTTCGAACTCCGCACTGCCTTGGAGTGCCGGGCCGCCGAGCTGGCGGCCCAGCGCTGCGATCCGGAGATTTTCTCCAACCTCCACCATCAGCTTCTCAATGCAGGAGAACTCATTACCGCCGAGGATCCCTCCCGTGCTGACTACTACCAGCTGGCAGCTGACTTGGACGCGGCGGTGGATGCCGCCGTCGGCAATCACTACCTCACCCAGGCCCTGAAGAATCTGAGGGTTCATCTGGTCCGGGTACGGCGATTGGGCAAGGACAACCCCGCCAGGCTGCGCGATGCGGCCAGGGAACACGCCGCAATTGCCCTCGCCATCGCCAACCGCAACCCAGCTGTGGCCAGCGCAGCCACCACGGTTCACCTAGATAACAGTCTGCGCCACCTACTAAGCACCGCCTCCTAAATTTTCCCCACATTTTTGTATCACCTGCGAAAGGAACATCATGACCATCGATCACAATGTCCGCGTTTACAAGAGCGAAGAGAACCTGGCCCGCAAGGACCAGCTTGCCCACAAGATCGCTACCGTGGCTGCTGACCCCGTGGCCGTGACCGCCGAGGTCACCGACATGATCATCAACCGCGTGATTGATAACGCCTCCGTTGCCATCGCCTCTCTAAACCGCGGCCCCATTGTTGCGGCCCGCGCCCAGGCACTCACCCATGCCCCGTCCACCGGCGGCTCCGGCGCCTCCGTCTTCGGCATCACTGAGAAGGTTTCCCCCGAGTGGGCAGCCTGGGCCAACGGCGTTGCTGTTCGCGAACTGGATTACCACGACACGTTCTTGGCCGCCGAGTACTCACACCCCGGGGACAACATTCCGCCGATCCTGGCCGTTGCCCAGCACACCGGCGCCTCAGGTGCTGACCTGATCCGCGGCATCGCCACCGGTTACGAGATTCAGGTTGACCTGGTCAAGGCCATTTGCCTGCACAAGCACAAGATTGACCATGTTGCTCACCTGGGCCCGTCCGCGGCAGCCGGTATTGGCACCCTGTTGAACCTTGAAGTTGAGACCATATTCCAGGCCGTGGGTCAGGGCCTGCACACGACCACCGCCACCCGCCAGTCACGCAAGGGCGAGATCTCCACCTGGAAGGCACACGCCCCTGCGTTCGCCGGCAAGATGGCCGTTGAGGCTGCCGACCGTGCCATGCGCGGCCAGACATCACCGGTACCGATCTATGAGGGCGAAGACGGCGTCATCGCCTGGATGCTCGACGGCGCCGACGCCCAGTACACCGTTCCCCTGCCTGCCGCCGGCGAGGCCAAGCGCGCCATCATGGACACCTACACCAAGGAACACTCCGCCGAGTACCAGGCACAGGCGTGGATTGACTTGGCCCGCAAGCTGCACGGCGAACACCCCGAGGCGACCGACCCCGCCAACGTTGCCAGCGTGCTGATCAAGACCAGCCACCACACTCACTACGTGATTGGCTCCGGCGCCAACGATCCCCAGAAGTACGATCCCACCGCATCACGGGAAACCCTTGACCATTCCATCCCGTACATCTTCACGGTGGCCCTCCAGGATGGCGCGTGGCACCACGTTGACTCCTATTCCCCGAGCGTGCCGGCCGCCCCGACACTGTGGAGTTGTGGCACAAGGTCACCACGGAAGAAGACGCCGAGTGGACGCGTCGCTACCACTCCCTGGACATCGCCGAGAAGGCCTTCGGTGGCACGGTGGTCATCACACTGAACGATGGGACTGTCATTGAAGACTCCATCGCCGTAGCCGACGCACACCCGCTGGGCGCCCGGCCGTTTGCCCGCGAGCAGTACATCAACAAGTTCCGCACCCTGGCCACAGGCCTGGTCGAGGACGCCGAGATCGACCGCTTCATCGCGGCAGCGGAAAACCTGCCCAACCTGGCCGCAGGGGAACTGAACCAGCTCAACATCACGGCAGCTCCCGGCGTCGTGGATCTGGCAGCCGCACCCAAGGGACTGTTCTAACATGTTGTACTCGAAGAAGACTCCCGAGCAGAAGCGCCGGGACCTCCGGGCTATGCTGGTTCCCGGCGCAGCCGTGCAGTTCCCGGGCGCCTTCAACCCGCTCTCGGCCCGCCTCATTGAGGAAAAGAAGTTCGACGGCGTGTACATCTCCGGCGCTGTCCTGGCCAACGATCTGGGCCTGCCAGACATTGGCATGACCACGCTGACAGAGGTGGCCACGCGC
The Arthrobacter alpinus genome window above contains:
- a CDS encoding GntR family transcriptional regulator; translated protein: MRASERAYATLRSDIINWRLTPGTVLGEVELSARLGVSRTPIREALAKLTAEGLSEPQSGRGVVVSEISLDHLDELFELRTALECRAAELAAQRCDPEIFSNLHHQLLNAGELITAEDPSRADYYQLAADLDAAVDAAVGNHYLTQALKNLRVHLVRVRRLGKDNPARLRDAAREHAAIALAIANRNPAVASAATTVHLDNSLRHLLSTAS